AACCCCCGGGAGCGTATCGTGCTGATTACTGGTCCCTGAAACGGGCCGCCAGCTCGGTGACCGCCATTGCGTATCGGTTGGAGTTGTTCCACTTGGTAATGGCCTGAAAATTCGGATACCCGGCCAGATAGCGCATTCCGCCGCCATTCAGTTCCAGACCTACAATGGTGAGGTCGCGGTTTTCCGGAGGTTGCGGCAGATCAATGCCCTGGATTTTTGCCACGACCTGCCAGTTTACCAGACCCTTTCTCCCTTTTTTGTAAGCCGCCTCAAGCTCTTCCCCTTTGAGGACCGGGCCGAGGTCCTGATACACCGGACTTCCCGCTTCCCAGTTATACCTGTGCAGGTAGTTTGCGATACTGGCGAGAATGTCGGGAATTGAGGCCCAGACATCCCTCCGTCCGTCCTGGTCGTAATCAACGGCGTATTCCCTGAAACTCGATGGAATGAACTGGGTCTGGCCAAATGCTCCGCCATAGGACCCGGTGATCGAGAGGGGGTCGACATTGTTCTCGCGGCAGAGCAGCAGATAGTGGATCAGCTGGTCCCGGTAGAACTTGCTGCGCCGGGGGTAGGCGTCAAACATCGTATTCAGGGTGCGAAACATGTTGAAGGCGCCCTTGTGTTTGCCGTATTGGCTCTCGATACCCCAGATCGCGACCACGATCTCCTTTTCAACCCCCAGATCTTTTTCGATTCGGGCAAGGATGTCCTTGAATTTATCGAGATTCTTTCGGCCTTCGGAGATGTTTTTGGCAGTAATGAACCGGGGGTAGTAATCATACCA
The Pseudomonadota bacterium DNA segment above includes these coding regions:
- a CDS encoding lytic murein transglycosylase encodes the protein MSSGPSAAAEAEKPLAADLVKDGQTINLNSPRYQELFAELQVKHNFSRRELEKLFRGVTIRRRVLELMDTQWEARPWYDYYPRFITAKNISEGRKNLDKFKDILARIEKDLGVEKEIVVAIWGIESQYGKHKGAFNMFRTLNTMFDAYPRRSKFYRDQLIHYLLLCRENNVDPLSITGSYGGAFGQTQFIPSSFREYAVDYDQDGRRDVWASIPDILASIANYLHRYNWEAGSPVYQDLGPVLKGEELEAAYKKGRKGLVNWQVVAKIQGIDLPQPPENRDLTIVGLELNGGGMRYLAGYPNFQAITKWNNSNRYAMAVTELAARFRDQ